Proteins encoded in a region of the Tripterygium wilfordii isolate XIE 37 chromosome 21, ASM1340144v1, whole genome shotgun sequence genome:
- the LOC119987874 gene encoding protein FAR1-RELATED SEQUENCE 5-like yields the protein MEGHLYPGRLSEVEIQIMVDMSAQNSKSRDKLTELKKRYPNNVSTIRTIYNARKKHKIAERSGQSQMQSLFSFLNDHEYFFDYRANHTTNELEDLFFAHPGSLDRLCAFPNVLLMDATYHTNRYRLPLVEIVGVTSTSQTFCIAFAYLNSEKEASYTWVLECLRSAMHGCTSPRVSVTDRELGLMKACA from the coding sequence atggagggacatctATACCCCGGTCGGCTTTCTGAagttgaaattcaaattatggttgacatgtcTGCTCAAAATTCCAAATCGCGAGACAAATTGACGGAGTTGAAAAAGCGATATCCAAACAACGTGAGCACCATCAGAACTATATATAATGCACGCAAGAAGCACAAGATCGCTGAGAGATCGggtcaatcacaaatgcaatCTTTGTTCTCATTCCTCAATGACCATGAATACTTTTTCGATTATCGGGCAAACCATACAACCAATGAGCTTGAAGATTTATTCTTTGCACATCCTGGCTCGCTAGATCGATTGTGTGCATTCCCGAACGTGTTGTTGATGGATGCGACATATCATACCAACAGGTACAGGTTGCCTCTCGTagaaattgttggtgttactTCAACTAGTCAGACTTTTTGCATAGCGTTTGCATATTTAAACTCAGAAAAAGAGGCCAGTTATACATGGGTTTTGGAATGTTTGCGATCCGCAATGCATGGATGCACTAGCCCACGAGTTAGCGTTACAGATAGAGAGTTGGGACTGATGAAAGCGTGTGCTTAG